The Drosophila innubila isolate TH190305 chromosome 3R unlocalized genomic scaffold, UK_Dinn_1.0 2_E_3R, whole genome shotgun sequence genome has a segment encoding these proteins:
- the LOC117791020 gene encoding kunitz-type U15-theraphotoxin-Hs1g encodes MKFPINVKILSLAIVCLMSVMLMTQTVAASGDAACKELNNVNCYVGRNEGNYCNRKDQTKALTRWYYDKGVCRPFTYRGCNGNRNRFCTQDSCEARCGDQ; translated from the exons atgaaatttccaataaatgtgaaaattcTCTCTCTGGCAATTGTCTGCCTTATGTCTGTCATGCTTATGACTCAGACTGTTGCCGCATCTGGAGACGCAGCATGCAAGGAACTAA ACAACGTCAATTGCTATGTGGGCCGCAATGAGGGCAACTACTGCAACAGGAAGGACCAGACCAAGGCCCTCACCCGTTGGTACTACGACAAGGGAGTCTGTCGTCCCTTCACCTACAGAGGATGCAATGGGAATCGGAATCGCTTCTGTACGCAGGACAGCTGTGAAGCACGCTGTGGCGACCAATGA